A single window of Huiozyma naganishii CBS 8797 chromosome 10, complete genome DNA harbors:
- the KNAG0J00110 gene encoding uncharacterized protein — MFFTSFYNSGSIYVKGSAAVQPAVTFEGLEVFINDGTIDAGSRDEGPAHSAIAFGDAFDPKKTPFINHGKVVVSGTEKFIEGNVVYLLAGNAVSFYAPVEGTGSVEVTNSYIGLNAETNAGGPEIQLKDSALYLPANFSTSISVRGLKGSIVAFSLTPTSLLPDMKTTLQDGKLSIGFPDAVATIADIDGTIVPCGIKQDLFTLRATESIYITNPGISFTDSFPSIPDPVTTTTVVGEGHTVTQTTSYYTEAAGGTCEMKTTVYPTASTLSTRYSAAPSAN, encoded by the coding sequence ATGTTCTTCACTAGCTTCTATAACTCCGGATCAATTTACGTCAAAGGTTCCGCAGCGGTTCAGCCCGCCGTCACTTTCGAAGGTTTGGAAGTTTTTATCAACGATGGTACTATCGACGCAGGGAGTCGTGACGAAGGACCTGCACATTCAGCTATTGCTTTTGGTGACGCTTTTgacccaaaaaaaacaccATTCATCAACCATGGGAAGGTGGTCGTAAGTGGGACAGAAAAATTCATCGAAGGCAACGTTGTTTACTTGCTTGCAGGAAACGCGGTAAGTTTTTATGCCCCCGTCGAGGGGACTGGAAGTGTGGAGGTGACCAACTCATACATTGGTCTAAATGCTGAAACAAATGCCGGCGGCCCTGAAatccagttgaaggactcaGCACTATACTTGCCCGCCAATTTCTCCACAAGCATCAGTGTTCGCGGACTCAAGGGTTCGATAGTCGCGTTTTCTCTGACGCCCACCAGTTTACTCCCAGATATGAAGACGACTTTACAAGATGGAAAGCTGTCAATTGGGTTCCCAGATGCCGTGGCTACTATTGCTGACATTGACGGAACTATTGTTCCATGCGGAATAAAGCAGGACCTCTTCACTTTGCGGGCCACAGAAAGCATTTACATTACCAACCCAGGCATATCATTCACAGACTCTTTTCCCTCCATCCCAGACCCAGTCACCACAACGACCGTGGTGGGGGAGGGGCACACAGTGACGCAGACAACCTCTTACTACACCGAAGCTGCCGGAGGAACATGCGAGATGAAAACCACTGTCTATCCAACTGCCAGCACTTTGTCAACGAGATACTCTGCTGCGCCCTCAGCTAATTAG
- the KNAG0J00120 gene encoding uncharacterized protein — MLGNFKIVLLAIASLLPTVLAQAVSNGMIVTDNTTLSGDRVFSGTVTIEKGATLTLTDGRFMFKKDLNVYGNLVVYSNNCGSPLFDAAASSVNITGTAELYSPNTLFLYFKTFLSSGHLYLRSIKGAQTAYLSQDSQSFRNERTITVEGTDKTSAVGFAILNTNDAPFVNNGLIPANSETPLFNATTVDTDSKNTITIMGRFQGSGTIEAINGVLSLYNMNISDTQNVVLKDSAVYASSYGDSNVTVHGLNSSIVLFDYAPGSALHATVQSGTVIAEIEDTTIRLMDLDSLISPCNLLQKISHLGVSSLYPALLFNGLFSPIPQLKTTTEVLNGTLTIEYVTSYSRNEENGTCGVGSTVXXSTTLSTSISANPSTHRSSSASSSASHSSRISAVSSSVASSRLHSSSGSASTTPSSHRSAASSSSESGHRSMHPGYSNSTVSATSSVKTTTSMQETQTEHPIEKSRTGTDVPKSTTVIEHSTDKSRTGGLVMSTAGTEKPTESSQTGALFKTTTETTLEYTKVTSIVVVCDYTTSNRNGELVATRTTFPVGSTPAHMGGELHTTTIISTCTEGCRTHATKPANSPAYNSQHLGGVANALKQSAHPKGSGNMETSNQPAAKIYASTIKSVPATTRESNGIPSAPKLVPAGSGVSAKIATTAGVSVYDGSGSVLQT, encoded by the coding sequence ATGCTCggaaacttcaaaatagtGTTACTGGCAATTGCCTCTCTGTTACCCACAGTTCTCGCCCAGGCAGTAAGCAATGGAATGATTGTGACTGATAACACTACGTTAAGCGGAGATCGTGTATTCAGCGGTACCGTCACGATTGAGAAGGGTGCCACTTTAACCCTGACTGACGGACGTTTTATGTTCAAAAAAGACTTGAACGTCTACGGTAATCTGGTCGTTTATTCGAACAACTGCGGTAGTCCACTATTCGATGCTGCTGCCTCATCAGTCAACATTACCGGTACAGCAGAGCTCTATTCTCCCAACACcctctttttatatttcAAAACCTTTCTTAGCTCAGGGCACCTATACCTAAGGAGTATAAAAGGTGCGCAGACTGCTTACCTGAGCCAGGATTCACAAAGTTTCAGGAATGAGCGCACAATAACCGTTGAAGGCACTGATAAAACCTCAGCAGTGGGGTTTGCTATATTAAATACAAACGACGCTCCATTTGTGAACAATGGGCTAATACCTGCAAATAGTGAAACCCCGCTATTTAATGCGACGACAGTGGATACTGACAGCAAAAATACGATTACTATCATGGGACGATTTCAAGGATCTGGAACAATAGAAGCAATAAATGGAGTTTTATCCCTCTATAACATGAATATTTCGGATACTCAAAATGTCGTCTTGAAAGACTCGGCTGTATACGCATCTTCTTACGGGGATTCCAATGTTACTGTGCATGGACTAAACAGTTCGATAGTTCTTTTTGATTACGCCCCAGGTTCAGCTTTGCATGCAACTGTACAAAGTGGAACAGTGATTGCTGAGATTGAGGACACAACCATTAGGTTAATGGATCTGGATAGTTTGATTTCACCATGCAACTTActacaaaaaatatcacaTTTAGGAGTATCATCTTTATACCCTGCATTACTGTTCAACGGTTTGTTCTCCCCTATCCCACAACTGAAAACGACAACAGAAGTCCTGAATGGTACACTAACAATAGAATACGTCACCTCTTATTCCAGAAACGAAGAGAACGGAACCTGCGGGGTTGGGAGCACTGTGTANNNGTCGACGACATTGTCGACTTCTATTAGTGCAAATCCATCAACCCACCGCTCCTCCAGTGCGAGTTCTTCTGCATCTCATTCATCTCGCATTTCGGCAGTAAGCAGCAGTGTTGCATCGTCGAGACTCCACTCGTCCAGTGGGAGTGCGTCAACTACTCCTTCGTCACACCGCTCTGCTGCAAGCAGTTCCAGTGAGTCCGGACACAGATCGATGCATCCCGGATACAGTAACAGCACTGTTTCGGCGACATCGTCAGTTAAAACCACCACTTCCATGCAGGAAACACAAACGGAACACCCCATTGAGAAGtcaagaacaggaacagaTGTGCCCAAGTCGACAACGGTAATTGAACACTCCACGGACAAATCGAGGACAGGCGGTCTGGTCATGTCAACAGCAGGAACAGAGAAACCAACCGAAAGCTCGCAAACAGGCGCACTGTTCAAGACGACAACGGAAACCACCCTCGAGTACACCAAAGTGACATCCATTGTGGTTGTTTGTGACTACACCACCAGCAATCGCAACGGTGAACTTGTTGCCACGCGCACAACCTTCCCTGTCGGTTCTACCCCAGCACACATGGGTGGAGAGTTACACACGACTACCATTATTTCTACATGTACAGAGGGCTGTAGGACCCACGCGACAAAGCCTGCAAATAGCCCAGCCTACAATAGTCAACATTTGGGCGGTGTTGCCAATGCTTTGAAACAGTCGGCCCATCCAAAGGGGAGTGGGAATATGGAAACTAGTAACCAACCAGCAGCTAAAATTTACGCTTCTACAATTAAATCTGTACCAGCGACTACCAGAGAATCGAACGGTATTCCATCAGCACCCAAGCTTGTGCCTGCCGGTTCGGGCGTCTCAGCCAAGATTGCCACTACGGCGGGTGTTTCAGTCTACGATGGAAGCGGGTCTGTTCTTCAGACCTAG
- the ALO1 gene encoding D-arabinono-1,4-lactone oxidase (similar to Saccharomyces cerevisiae ALO1 (YML086C); ancestral locus Anc_8.861), with translation MSTVTVANMGQKNYVFKNWAGVYSTKPQLYFQPATRNEVKHVVNQARKQGKHLITVGSGHTPNTLCMYSEWMLNLDKLNDITAFDESPDKNYADVTVGAGIRIFELNEYLDPLGYTIQNLPSILIPSLGGVISTGTHGSSAYHGLLSSQIVNLTMINGSSEVLFLDSEHHPDIFKAALLSLGKIGIIVEVTIRVVPKFNLKCKQEMISFDQMLEMWDYVWTSSEFIRLWWYPYNDKCILWRAEKTEQAPTKGKKGWLTNRFNRILYEALLWVCVKLYGPLTPYVERFVFNRQFRNVGGLGHGSVEVTGSMDGLSLDCLYSQFVDEWAIPMDNGPEVLRSLQHSVSSATESAEFYVHSPVEIRCSNTTVPDELTIEKTRSATSVGPVYGNIVRPYLDISSRDPRHAAPDNITNSQLTLFINATVYRPFGFNSPVHKWFSLFEDTLTVAGGRPHWAKNFLGSPKLALGDAPKPNYLDYECRGLGKKIREWYGTDLQKFLEIRNQQDPSRVFTPETDWTVTNGFS, from the coding sequence ATGAGTACAGTAACGGTGGCCAATATGGGTCAAAAGAACTACGTTTTCAAGAATTGGGCAGGTGTTTATTCCACAAAGCCTCAGTTGTATTTCCAACCTGCAACCAGGAATGAAGTGAAGCACGTTGTTAACCAGGCGAGAAAGCAGGGAAAACATCTGATCACTGTGGGTTCAGGGCACACTCCGAACACATTGTGTATGTACAGTGAATGGATGCTCAATTTAGATAAACTGAATGATATAACGGCATTTGATGAGTCTCCAGATAAAAACTATGCTGATGTAACTGTTGGTGCAGGGATAAGGATTTTCGAGCTAAACGAGTACTTAGATCCACTAGGGTATACTATTCAGAACCTACCCTCTATATTGATACCAAGTCTCGGTGGTGTAATTTCTACGGGAACACATGGTTCGTCTGCTTACCATGGTCTTTTGTCTTCACAGATTGTGAATCTAACAATGATTAATGGATCCAGCGAAGTACTATTCTTAGATTCCGAGCATCATCCggatatcttcaaagctGCTCTTCTGTCCCTTGGTAAAATCGGCATAATTGTGGAAGTAACAATACGTGTTGTCCCCAAGTTCAATCTGAAATGTAAGCAAGAAATGATCAGTTTTGATCAGATGTTGGAAATGTGGGATTATGTATGGACATCATCCGAGTTCATCAGATTGTGGTGGTATCCGTATAACGATAAGTGTATTCTTTGGAGGGCGGAAAAGACGGAACAAGCACCAACTAAAGGGAAGAAGGGTTGGTTGACAAACCGTTTTAACAGAATTCTTTATGAGGCTTTACTTTGGGTGTGTGTCAAGCTGTATGGCCCCTTGACTCCTTACGTGGAGAGATTTGTTTTTAATCGTCAGTTCAGGAATGTCGGTGGCCTTGGTCATGGTTCAGTTGAGGTAACTGGTTCTATGGATGGTTTGAGTTTGGATTGTTTGTACTCGCAGTTTGTTGATGAATGGGCCATACCCATGGACAACGGGCCGGAAGTATTACGGAGTTTGCAGCACTCTGTTTCGAGTGCCACAGAGAGCGCGGAGTTTTACGTGCATTCCCCCGTGGAAATCCGGTGCTCGAACACAACAGTGCCTGATGAATTAACCATTGAGAAGACGAGATCTGCCACAAGCGTTGGTCCAGTGTATGGCAACATCGTGCGCCCATACCTGGATATCTCATCTCGCGACCCGCGCCACGCTGCTCCAGACAACATCACCAACAGCCAACTGACTTTGTTCATCAATGCTACAGTGTACCGCCCATTTGGGTTTAACAGTCCCGTGCACAAGTGGTTTTCACTTTTTGAGGACACTCTTACCGTGGCTGGCGGCAGGCCCCATTGGGCCAAGAATTTCCTAGGGTCCCCAAAGTTGGCCCTCGGTGACGCTCCAAAACCGAATTATCTTGACTACGAATGTCGCGGGCTGGGTAAGAAAATAAGAGAGTGGTACGGTACAGACCTACAAAAGTTCTTAGAAATCAGAAACCAGCAGGATCCATCACGCGTCTTCACCCCAGAAACTGACTGGACAGTGACAAACGGGTTCTCCTGA
- the AIM33 gene encoding cytochrome-b5 reductase (similar to Saccharomyces cerevisiae PGA3 (YML125C) and YML087C; ancestral locus Anc_8.862) has product MSRSVNERKVYTVTLVIFLFTVLPMVWIFLEEYNRMVMGVAFVALVACAWFLYQNGTPSLTPDEWTPLEFEKKKKISQNTCMYKFKLRNPREKLNVPVGYHVSVKCIINGKEEIRHYSPVSHDAKGYIELIVKTYHTGHVSEYFSELKAGDKVLFRGPTGEYQYREQEKEMTQLGLVAGGSGITPMLQVLNEIVSKPLELSRVSLLYANETEDDILMKSELDQMVAKYPHFEVHYVLHHAPKDWEGSTGLITKNQMEKFLPSFAEDHRLLICGPQNMTEIVLGFARELGWSSGIQKSKGDSKVFVF; this is encoded by the coding sequence ATGTCGAGATCGGTCAATGAGCGGAAGGTATATACCGTCACATTGGTTATATTCCTGTTCACTGTACTGCCGATGGTTTGGATATTCTTGGAGGAGTACAACAGAATGGTGATGGGCGTTGCGTTTGTGGCGCTTGTGGCATGTGCTTGGTTTCTGTACCAGAACGGTACACCCAGTCTGACTCCGGATGAATGGACGCCGCTCGagtttgagaagaagaagaagatctcGCAAAACACTTGCATGTACAAGTTCAAGCTCAGAAATCCGAGGGAAAAGCTGAATGTCCCCGTTGGGTACCATGTGTCGGTGAAATGTATAATAAACGGAAAAGAGGAGATTAGGCATTACTCGCCTGTCTCGCACGATGCAAAAGGGTACATTGAGCTCATCGTGAAGACATACCATACAGGGCACGTCTCAGAGTATTTTTCCGAGTTGAAAGCTGGTGATAAAGTACTTTTCCGTGGGCCGACTGGTGAATACCAATACCGCGAGcaagaaaaggaaatgACGCAACTTGGACTCGTCGCTGGTGGTTCTGGGATAACCCCGATGTTGCAGGTGCTCAACGAAATTGTTTCCAAACCACTAGAGTTGAGTCGGGTGAGTTTACTCTACGCAAACGAGACAGAGGATGAtattttgatgaagagCGAGCTCGATCAGATGGTTGCAAAATACCCGCATTTTGAGGTGCATTACGTCTTGCATCACGCCCCAAAAGACTGGGAGGGCAGCACTGGTCTCATTACAAAGAACcaaatggaaaaatttCTTCCTTCCTTTGCAGAAGATCACCGTTTGTTGATTTGTGGGCCACAGAACATGACAGAAATTGTTCTCGGTTTTGCTCGCGAACTCGGGTGGAGCAGCGGTATTCAGAAATCTAAAGGTGACAGTAAAGTATTCGTATTTTGA
- the UFO1 gene encoding SCF ubiquitin ligase complex subunit UFO1 (similar to Saccharomyces cerevisiae UFO1 (YML088W); ancestral locus Anc_8.863): protein MPLLLQDLPAEVLIAIFGHLDEADLATLQTLSRRFRALIRDEELWKTLFRARLHTIHFPSFSLSHKFSTEFVHRRQGIHLWKHNRAVKTKYVIQPTRGIQLDPPSIERVVFDYPRCACYNDGIITLVQLHARRQRQRLTYIPCTTPQGCSTMDFNINAAVFGRFDGRVYGKSLTNKSYLTPVAEFNAGHATSVTAIAMAAGGEDCVSASENGEIIWWNDTKLVKRLQISQTAIFKVAMNREITVAVDAKTVHVLHEMDDVHSFPLPYGAAVQFLKMDFGARVMVLATTTSISIVSFNKNNDFRNVKTMDLAEQNLTISDIFIDNQTTLRDQDTQLAGGDGCYIAVLFTDNQVGIINIRQPGSQLKFDTLLQFEGKVFTCAITNLVLVCALDGILHIIDPSNGELIKTVQKTEKMPQFLKLSQGRMIVGSGNTIHYLQYVNDDSLPAKKHSHGKSRSNKWNETLHSELEMFEEHEKLSEQRARENSRLQDLYGGDFDENDEEDIQLKIALLESQQAVLESRMNNQEGHSETAMNSDDELQRAIRESELLHNNAGQPVALDEDEELARILEQSRLDSTENDGWAREQVRGNLATEQHLQQHDEELELAIALSLSEANS, encoded by the coding sequence ATGCCGTTGCTACTACAGGATCTCCCTGCAGAGGTGCTCATCGCTATCTTTGGACACTTGGATGAGGCCGATTTGGCTACGTTGCAGACACTGTCTCGCAGGTTTCGTGCTTTGATCCGGGATGAGGAGCTGTGGAAGACTCTGTTCCGCGCGCGACTGCACACCATCCACTTCCCGTCGTTCTCCCTATCGCACAAGTTCAGTACAGAGTTCGTACACAGACGCCAGGGGATCCACTTGTGGAAACACAACAGAGCAGTCAAGACCAAGTACGTCATACAACCGACGAGGGGCATCCAGTTGGACCCGCCGTCGATAGAGCGGGTCGTGTTCGACTACCCGCGGTGCGCTTGTTACAACGACGGGATCATCACTCTGGTACAACTGCACGCTAGAAGACAGAGGCAGAGACTCACGTACATACCGTGCACGACTCCTCAAGGTTGCTCCACCATGGACTTCAACATAAACGCAGCAGTGTTCGGCAGGTTCGACGGCAGGGTTTATGGGAAATCTCTCACTAACAAGTCGTACTTAACACCAGTCGCGGAATTCAACGCAGGCCACGCAACGTCTGTTACAGCTATCGCAATGGCCGCGGGTGGGGAAGATTGCGTCTCAGCGTCGGAAAACGGAGAAATAATCTGGTGGAACGACACAAAACTTGTCAAGAGATTGCAGATTTCACAAACAGCTATATTCAAAGTGGCTATGAACAGGGAAATCACTGTTGCAGTGGACGCGAAAACTGTCCACGTCCTGCACGAGATGGACGACGTACACTCGTTCCCTTTGCCCTACGGGGCGGCCGTCCAGTTCTTGAAAATGGACTTCGGCGCAAGAGTCATGGTCCTCGCCACTACAACGAGCATCTCCATTGTCTCAtttaacaaaaataatgacTTCAGGAACGTGAAGACAATGGACTTGGCAGAACAGAATCTGACCATCTCCGATATATTTATCGATAATCAAACAACATTAAGGGACCAAGACACCCAGCTGGCAGGCGGGGACGGTTGTTACATCGCAGTCCTCTTCACGGATAACCAAGTGGGCATCATCAACATCAGACAGCCGGGGTCACAGTTGAAGTTCGACACATTGCTACAGTTTGaggggaaagtgttcaCGTGCGCCATCACAAACCTCGTCCTGGTCTGCGCACTGGACGGTATACTGCACATTATAGACCCAAGCAACGGGGAACTCATCAAGACTGTACagaaaactgaaaaaatGCCCCAATTCTTGAAGTTATCACAAGGTAGAATGATTGTGGGTTCAGGGAACACCATCCATTACCTTCAGTATGTGAACGATGACTCGCTGCCGGCAAAGAAACACAGTCACGGCAAGAGCAGAAGTAATAAATGGAACGAGACGCTACACTCGGAGTTGGAGATGTTCGAAGAACATGAAAAATTGAGTGAACAACGGGCCAGGGAGAACTCCAGACTCCAGGATCTCTACGGTGGAGACTTCGAtgagaacgacgaggaaGATATTCAGCTGAAAATTGCCTTATTAGAGTCTCAACAGGCTGTGTTGGAGTCACGCATGAACAACCAGGAGGGGCATTCTGAGACGGCAATGAATTCGGATGACGAATTACAACGTGCTATCAGAGAATCGGAACTACTGCATAACAATGCCGGCCAGCCTGTGGCACTagatgaggacgaggagCTTGCAAGAATCTTGGAACAGTCGAGACTAGATTCTACTGAAAATGATGGCTGGGCCCGTGAACAAGTGCGGGGGAATCTCGCAACGGAGCAACACCTCCAACAGCATGATGAAGAACTCGAACTTGCCATTGCGCTGTCCCTGAGTGAGGCCAATTCgtaa